Proteins co-encoded in one Kribbella qitaiheensis genomic window:
- a CDS encoding GTP-binding protein LepA, whose amino-acid sequence MTAAGTPSARRTRRGRRRPFSVEARLAEHVDRLGEEHPPIPVDSADYSMKRPEVLAEQFGPVLTYMARVELEVERNVLELNLLLPDPPAVDQHFYADVWLPQEIHHGLLLDKLQRLAGLPPSDPDLSSIEFSYRVLGALGRWSPVQDVSRMLYYLTGVATEQSAILAYNKLHQGLLDLGEEAVASTIIAPIRRQEPGHFAYYKIAAQGLWTELSQWQKWLIRTLRRHTFEPVGAYTKKQWAEFGAVMHHLGITTEDGTGVSRYAQQIGRVEMELLWAQRQGLRVPTYIVDSLKSAAKLAAADRSVAG is encoded by the coding sequence ATGACCGCCGCCGGTACTCCGTCCGCGCGCCGGACGAGGCGTGGGCGCCGTCGGCCGTTCTCGGTCGAGGCGCGGTTGGCCGAGCACGTCGACCGGCTGGGCGAGGAACATCCGCCGATCCCGGTGGACAGCGCGGACTACTCGATGAAGCGTCCGGAGGTGCTTGCCGAGCAGTTCGGTCCGGTGCTCACCTACATGGCGCGAGTCGAGCTGGAAGTCGAGCGCAACGTCCTCGAGCTGAACCTGTTGCTCCCGGATCCGCCCGCCGTGGACCAGCACTTCTACGCCGATGTGTGGCTTCCGCAGGAGATCCATCACGGGTTGCTGCTGGACAAGCTGCAGAGGCTGGCCGGCCTGCCGCCGTCGGACCCGGACCTCAGCTCGATCGAGTTCAGCTATCGGGTCCTCGGTGCGCTCGGTCGCTGGAGCCCCGTCCAGGACGTGAGCCGGATGCTGTACTACCTCACCGGCGTGGCGACCGAGCAGTCGGCGATCCTTGCCTACAACAAGCTTCACCAGGGGCTGCTGGACCTCGGCGAGGAGGCGGTCGCCTCGACGATCATCGCGCCGATCCGGCGCCAGGAGCCGGGCCACTTCGCCTACTACAAGATCGCCGCCCAGGGCCTGTGGACCGAGCTGTCCCAATGGCAGAAGTGGCTGATCAGGACGCTCCGCCGGCACACCTTCGAACCGGTCGGCGCGTACACCAAGAAGCAGTGGGCGGAGTTCGGTGCCGTGATGCATCACCTTGGCATCACGACCGAGGACGGCACCGGGGTGAGTCGCTACGCCCAGCAGATCGGGCGGGTCGAGATGGAGTTGCTGTGGGCCCAGCGCCAGGGGTTGCGGGTGCCCACCTACATCGTCGACTCGCTCAAGTCCGCCGCGAAGCTGGCGGCCGCCGATCGCAGCGTCGCGGGTTGA
- a CDS encoding MFS transporter: MLDRSESAVGIVVRSRFYRSAFLSLLIAGIGTSAATPQLTLFLVRELGTPLPVAGLYYVTNLAAPLAGFLIGRLSDRTPERLLWFRLCAIIGALGWLAMAAARSVWLPFVISALALSIAGGSMAQLFAACRDELSRHPTRSDNRVIATIRMAFTIGWILGPVLGSWYGGVFGLRSLLAATAVCVFAQLIPFGRQRVERYQDLAPPLRPPNRRQIDHLMPLLVFTAVCVLAMTGDTIKFGYLPIYMAEQLHVSDAMRGAVIGIQPLLELLLLPLVARLADRYGALAVMTGGAALGLGGNLAYATGTTVWALFLGQALTAGLWACVGALGVSIAQHLNPEGVGTASGVFLSAIPVGSAIGGAIGGLGVAAIGLPHVFFIPAALTAFATAAFVILTARSQPQRFR; encoded by the coding sequence ATGCTCGACCGATCCGAGTCTGCGGTGGGGATTGTCGTCCGGTCGCGCTTCTATCGTTCGGCGTTCCTGTCGTTGCTGATCGCCGGAATCGGTACGTCGGCAGCGACGCCTCAGCTGACCCTCTTCCTGGTCCGCGAGCTCGGTACGCCGCTGCCGGTGGCCGGCCTCTACTACGTGACGAACCTGGCCGCCCCGCTGGCCGGTTTCCTCATCGGCAGGCTGTCGGACCGAACCCCTGAGCGGCTGCTCTGGTTCCGTCTCTGCGCGATCATCGGCGCGCTCGGCTGGCTCGCGATGGCGGCCGCCCGGTCGGTCTGGCTGCCGTTCGTGATCAGCGCACTGGCGCTGAGCATCGCGGGCGGTTCGATGGCGCAACTGTTCGCTGCCTGCCGCGACGAGCTGAGCCGGCACCCGACCAGATCGGACAACAGGGTGATCGCCACCATCCGGATGGCGTTCACGATCGGCTGGATCCTCGGCCCCGTCCTGGGCAGCTGGTACGGCGGGGTCTTCGGCCTCCGTTCGTTGCTGGCGGCAACCGCTGTCTGCGTCTTCGCACAGCTCATCCCGTTCGGCCGCCAGCGGGTGGAGCGCTACCAGGACCTGGCGCCGCCGCTACGACCTCCGAACCGGCGACAGATCGACCACCTGATGCCGCTGCTGGTCTTCACCGCTGTCTGCGTCCTGGCGATGACCGGCGACACCATCAAGTTCGGCTACCTGCCGATCTACATGGCCGAACAACTCCACGTCTCCGACGCGATGCGCGGCGCCGTGATCGGAATCCAGCCACTGCTGGAGCTGTTGCTGCTCCCCCTGGTGGCCAGGCTGGCCGACCGCTACGGAGCACTGGCGGTGATGACGGGCGGAGCCGCACTCGGCCTGGGCGGAAACCTCGCCTACGCGACAGGCACCACGGTCTGGGCATTGTTCCTCGGACAAGCTCTCACGGCCGGCCTCTGGGCGTGCGTCGGAGCGCTTGGAGTGTCGATCGCCCAGCACCTCAACCCCGAGGGCGTCGGGACGGCATCCGGCGTCTTCCTCAGCGCAATCCCGGTCGGCTCTGCCATCGGTGGCGCGATCGGCGGCCTCGGCGTGGCAGCCATCGGCCTGCCGCACGTCTTCTTCATCCCGGCCGCCCTGACCGCCTTCGCCACGGCGGCCTTCGTCATCCTCACGGCTCGCTCCCAGCCGCAGCGTTTCCGCTAG
- a CDS encoding alpha/beta fold hydrolase, with translation MFDGFQLSQINVGEVSLRVRHGGSGPPVVLLHGHPRTHTTWYQVAPVLAKEFTVLCPDLRGYGQSDKPAADAAHTQYSKRSMAGDIARLMSELGHGRPSPSNSSSGR, from the coding sequence ATGTTCGATGGATTTCAGCTGAGCCAGATCAACGTCGGCGAAGTCAGTCTCCGCGTACGCCACGGCGGTTCGGGACCGCCGGTAGTGCTGTTACACGGACACCCGCGTACCCATACGACCTGGTACCAGGTCGCGCCGGTGCTCGCGAAGGAATTCACCGTCTTGTGTCCCGACCTCCGTGGCTACGGCCAGTCGGACAAACCGGCCGCGGACGCCGCACACACGCAGTACTCGAAGAGGTCGATGGCGGGTGACATCGCGCGGCTGATGTCCGAGCTCGGTCACGGCCGGCCGTCGCCATCGAACAGCTCCTCCGGACGGTAG
- a CDS encoding iron-containing redox enzyme family protein: protein MQLPPPRGPLTQWLGDHLNGRLVPSPLVGEYDQPWADDDLQLALWCCYELHYRGFDDVDPAAEWDLDILAFRAELEHPWLEWLCATYWPATVDGKPSDLLRDLIDRDDGPSLAAFLHRHAGLEEFREFVLNRSVYQLKEADPHSFGIPRLDGPAKTALVEIQADEYGGGRPERMHAELFRSTMRWLDLDDSYGRYVPEVPAVTLAISNVMSTFALHRQWTPALLGHLAALEMTSTLPNRRYAAGATRLGAGPVAARYFTEHVEADAVHEQIAAHDLCDGYAEEHPESVAGILFGATCCLGVDNLFAHYLLDNWDTAESAQPMAAS, encoded by the coding sequence ATGCAGCTTCCCCCACCCCGCGGACCACTCACCCAATGGCTCGGCGATCACCTGAATGGCCGCCTCGTGCCGTCTCCCCTCGTCGGCGAGTACGACCAGCCCTGGGCTGACGACGATCTGCAGTTGGCACTGTGGTGCTGCTACGAACTGCACTACCGCGGCTTCGACGACGTCGATCCGGCGGCGGAATGGGACCTCGACATCCTGGCGTTCCGGGCCGAGCTCGAACACCCCTGGCTCGAGTGGCTCTGCGCCACCTACTGGCCGGCCACTGTCGACGGCAAGCCCTCCGACTTGCTCCGCGACCTGATCGATCGAGATGACGGCCCTTCCCTGGCGGCCTTCCTGCATCGTCACGCCGGCCTGGAAGAGTTCCGGGAGTTCGTCCTGAACCGGTCGGTCTACCAACTGAAGGAGGCCGACCCGCACAGCTTCGGCATCCCCCGCCTCGACGGCCCGGCAAAGACGGCCCTGGTCGAGATCCAGGCCGACGAGTACGGCGGCGGCCGGCCGGAGCGGATGCACGCCGAACTCTTCCGCTCGACCATGCGCTGGCTCGACCTCGACGACTCCTACGGCCGCTATGTCCCCGAGGTACCGGCAGTCACGCTCGCGATCTCGAACGTCATGTCGACCTTCGCCTTGCATCGCCAGTGGACCCCGGCGCTGCTCGGCCACCTGGCCGCGCTGGAGATGACCTCGACTCTGCCCAATCGCCGGTACGCCGCCGGCGCGACCCGCCTCGGCGCCGGACCGGTAGCGGCTCGCTACTTCACCGAGCATGTCGAGGCGGACGCCGTCCACGAGCAGATCGCGGCCCACGATCTGTGCGACGGCTACGCCGAGGAGCACCCCGAGTCCGTCGCCGGCATCCTGTTCGGTGCGACCTGCTGCCTCGGTGTGGACAATCTGTTCGCCCACTACCTGCTCGACAACTGGGATACCGCCGAGTCGGCCCAGCCGATGGCTGCCAGCTGA
- a CDS encoding TIGR03557 family F420-dependent LLM class oxidoreductase, translating to MEIGYFLSSEEYTPAQLIEQARLAEEAGFDGLWISDHFHPWNDEQGQSAFVWSMIGAVSQVCELPVTTAVTCPTVRIHPAVIAQAAATSAVLLNGRFRLGIGSGEALNEHIFGDAWPTVDVRLEMLEEAVEIIRRLWTEDGFVSHHGKHYTVDTARIYTRPDSPLPIYMSGFGPQATDLAARIADGYITTTPDKDLLQRFRTNGGGDKLTQAGFKVSYAPTEDEGIEQAHRIWGNAGLPGELSQVLPSPRHFEQASQLVTKEQTAESVTCGAKAADHLKAFEPYVEAGFDEIYVANMGPHSVDMMNLYRTEVLPELRKSAGH from the coding sequence ATGGAGATCGGATATTTTCTGTCCAGCGAGGAATACACACCGGCGCAGTTGATCGAGCAGGCGCGGCTGGCCGAGGAGGCCGGCTTCGACGGATTGTGGATCAGCGACCACTTCCACCCCTGGAACGACGAGCAGGGGCAGAGTGCGTTCGTGTGGTCGATGATCGGCGCGGTCTCCCAGGTCTGCGAGCTTCCGGTAACGACGGCGGTCACCTGCCCGACCGTGCGGATCCACCCGGCCGTCATCGCCCAGGCCGCCGCGACCAGCGCAGTACTGCTCAACGGTCGCTTCAGGCTCGGCATCGGCAGCGGTGAGGCTCTCAACGAGCACATCTTCGGCGACGCCTGGCCGACGGTCGACGTACGGCTGGAGATGCTGGAGGAAGCCGTCGAGATCATCCGCCGGCTCTGGACCGAGGACGGCTTCGTCAGCCATCACGGCAAGCACTACACCGTCGACACCGCCCGGATCTACACCCGCCCGGACTCGCCGCTGCCGATCTACATGTCCGGATTCGGGCCGCAAGCGACGGACCTGGCCGCCCGGATCGCCGACGGTTACATCACCACCACGCCCGACAAGGACCTGCTGCAGCGGTTCCGTACGAACGGCGGCGGTGACAAGCTCACCCAGGCAGGCTTCAAGGTCAGCTATGCGCCCACCGAGGACGAGGGCATCGAGCAGGCGCACCGGATCTGGGGCAACGCCGGCCTCCCCGGAGAGCTGTCCCAGGTGCTGCCCTCGCCGCGCCACTTCGAACAGGCCAGCCAACTGGTCACCAAGGAGCAGACCGCGGAATCCGTGACCTGCGGCGCGAAGGCAGCCGATCATCTCAAGGCGTTCGAACCGTACGTCGAGGCCGGCTTCGACGAGATCTACGTCGCGAACATGGGTCCCCACTCGGTCGACATGATGAACCTCTACCGCACCGAGGTCCTCCCCGAACTCCGCAAGTCAGCAGGTCACTGA
- a CDS encoding GAF and ANTAR domain-containing protein: protein MEPEAVVETARRLAEALKPGDLDQTLSRITAAAVEVLPEVDFCSITILHADGSLDTSSPTDEKLWKLDQAQYQFREGPCYEAATTTVHVISPDLANDERFPQYAAVAVRDGIRAHAGLRLFDGPKGRAALNLYSETLGAFSDLASLGALFAHQSAVAIGYAYEIRELQEAVKTRGLIGQAVGIVMERYKLNDQRAFAFLARLSQHGNIKLRRVAEQLVATVPQPTDDR from the coding sequence ATGGAACCTGAAGCTGTGGTCGAGACGGCCCGACGGTTGGCGGAGGCGCTGAAGCCGGGCGACCTGGACCAGACGTTGAGCCGGATCACCGCGGCAGCAGTCGAGGTACTGCCCGAAGTCGACTTCTGCAGCATCACCATCCTGCATGCCGACGGCAGCCTGGATACCAGCTCGCCGACCGATGAGAAGCTGTGGAAGCTGGACCAGGCGCAGTACCAGTTCCGTGAAGGTCCTTGCTACGAGGCCGCGACCACCACGGTTCATGTCATCTCCCCGGATCTCGCGAACGACGAGCGCTTCCCGCAGTACGCCGCGGTCGCCGTCCGGGACGGGATCCGGGCCCATGCCGGGCTCAGGTTGTTCGACGGACCGAAGGGTCGCGCGGCGCTGAACCTGTACTCCGAGACGCTCGGAGCGTTCTCGGACCTGGCCTCGCTCGGCGCCCTGTTCGCGCACCAGTCAGCGGTGGCGATCGGCTACGCCTACGAGATCCGCGAACTCCAGGAGGCCGTGAAGACCCGCGGCCTGATCGGGCAGGCGGTCGGTATCGTCATGGAGCGCTACAAACTGAACGACCAGCGCGCCTTCGCATTCCTCGCCCGGCTGTCCCAGCACGGCAACATCAAACTGAGACGAGTCGCCGAGCAACTCGTCGCCACCGTCCCACAGCCCACCGACGACCGCTGA
- a CDS encoding fasciclin domain-containing protein: MSKNVVRLGLAASALSLLFVTAACGSNNDKSSSSPSTTTSSSAPAPTDTASSAPADNTSGLVGPGCADYAKANPSGAGSVDGMAAAPVATAASGNPLLKTLVAAVSGKLNPKVDLVSTLNGGEFTVFAPVDSAFAKIDAKTIATLKTNDALLSKILTYHVVPGQLDATAVVGKHATVEKQDVTVSGSGDNLMVNNAKVICGGVKTANATVYLIDSVLMPPAA, encoded by the coding sequence ATGTCCAAGAACGTTGTCCGGCTCGGCCTCGCCGCGTCCGCACTCTCCCTGCTGTTCGTCACCGCTGCTTGTGGCAGCAATAACGACAAGTCGAGCAGCAGCCCGTCGACGACCACGTCGTCCTCGGCGCCGGCCCCGACCGACACCGCGAGCTCCGCCCCGGCCGACAACACCTCCGGACTGGTCGGCCCGGGTTGCGCCGACTACGCGAAGGCGAACCCGTCCGGTGCTGGTTCGGTTGACGGTATGGCTGCCGCTCCGGTTGCCACTGCTGCTTCGGGTAACCCGTTGCTGAAGACGCTGGTCGCGGCTGTGTCGGGCAAGCTGAACCCGAAGGTCGACCTGGTCTCGACGCTGAACGGTGGTGAGTTCACCGTGTTCGCGCCGGTCGACTCCGCGTTCGCCAAGATCGATGCCAAGACGATCGCCACGCTGAAGACCAACGACGCGCTGCTGTCCAAGATCCTGACCTACCACGTCGTCCCGGGTCAGCTGGACGCGACCGCGGTCGTCGGCAAGCACGCCACGGTCGAGAAGCAGGACGTCACCGTCTCCGGTTCGGGCGACAACCTGATGGTCAACAACGCCAAGGTCATCTGCGGTGGCGTGAAGACGGCCAACGCGACGGTCTACCTGATCGACTCCGTGCTGATGCCGCCGGCGGCCTGA
- a CDS encoding twin-arginine translocation signal domain-containing protein, with amino-acid sequence MSDATRRGFLVFAGAGTAAAVGAVAAGPKLFGDQPDAAPASTPLQPADLATAESFVVHVKDVKSGQLAILVGDREVLVTDRELAQRLAGAVTA; translated from the coding sequence ATGAGTGACGCAACACGACGCGGATTCCTGGTGTTCGCGGGTGCGGGCACCGCGGCCGCGGTCGGCGCGGTCGCCGCGGGGCCGAAGCTGTTCGGCGACCAGCCGGACGCCGCGCCCGCGAGTACGCCGCTGCAGCCGGCCGACCTGGCGACGGCGGAGTCGTTCGTCGTCCACGTCAAGGACGTGAAGTCCGGGCAGCTGGCGATCCTGGTCGGTGACCGGGAGGTGCTGGTGACGGATCGCGAACTGGCCCAGCGACTGGCCGGAGCGGTCACCGCCTGA